The following proteins come from a genomic window of Eleginops maclovinus isolate JMC-PN-2008 ecotype Puerto Natales chromosome 8, JC_Emac_rtc_rv5, whole genome shotgun sequence:
- the gpsm1b gene encoding G-protein-signaling modulator 1b isoform X2 has product MMESEPCPLTGAEKAVCRLVHSGPRPKASLRPLHLELQVYVDKTRTKKKHRMEASCLELALEGERLCKAGDFKGGTAFFEAAVQVGTEDLKTLSAIYSQLGNAYFYLKEYGKALEYHKHDLTLARTIGDRIGEGKASGNLGNTLKVLGRFDEAVVCCQRHLDISQEQGDKVGEARALYNIGNVFHAKGKQQLWGCTQEPGDLPPDVRDTLQKATGFYEMNLCLVKELGDRAAQGRAFGNLGNTHYLLGNFVEAIKFHRQRLSIAKEFGDKAAERRAYSNLGNALIFLGQFNTATEYYRKTLQLSRQLRDQVMEAQACYSLGNTYTLLQQYEKAIDYHLKHLYIAEELTDRVGEGRACWSLGNAYVSLGNHKQALHYARKHLDISNEIGDRNGELTARMNVEQLMESLGVNESDLSPSSSEFEMQGARPKFTKRNSMDSVELWKYSSDKNGENQDLESIPRRSKSQLSQPGKRKGYPDSQSSDERLWLDSPVDTDDITVQVPPPVPKLSRDPSDEDCFFDLLSKFQSSRMDDQRCHLDEPENGDNGEDPSITTSPQTEELFDLIASSQSRRLDDQRVNVGNLPGLRITHNNLGHLVGEGDHQEPSDDFFNMLIKCQSSRIDDQRCSPPEGGPHAPTVPDEDFFSLIQRVQAKRMDEQRVHLPSDDQDDPPSPDPEPPGGFPS; this is encoded by the exons ATGATGGAATCTGAGCCTTGCCCTCTGACAGGAGCAGAGAAAGCTGTGTGTAGACTAGTCCACTCTGGACCTCGACCTAAAGCTTCACTAAGGCCATTGCACTTGGAGCTACAGGTGTATGTGGACAAAACACGAACCAAGAAAAAACACAG GATGGAGGCCTCTTGCTTGGAGTTGGCGTTGGAAGGAGAGCGATTGTGCAAAGCCGGGGACTTTAAAGGGGGAACAGCGTTCTTTGAGGCAGCCGTGCAGGTCGGCACAGAAGACCTGAAGACCCTCAGTGCCATCTACAGCCAGCTGGGCAACGCCTACTTCTACCTCAAAGAGTACGGCAAGGCCCTGGAATACCACAAACACGACCTGACTCTGGCCAG AACAATAGGAGACAGAATTGGAGAAGGAAAAGCCAGTGGCAACCTCGGCAACACGTTAAAAGTGTTGGGGCGCTTTGATGAGGCCGTCGTGTGCTGCCAAAGACACCTGGATATTTCTCAAGAACAGGGAGACAAG GTTGGAGAGGCCAGAGCGCTGTACAACATAGGGAACGTGTTTCATGCAAAGGGCAAGCAGCAGTTGTGGGGCTGCACCCAGGAACCGGGGGACCTTCCTCCCGACGTCAGAGACACACTGCAGAAGGCTACTGGCTTTTATGA GATGAACTTGTGTTTGGTCAAAGAACTTGGAGACCGAGCTGCTCAGGGGAGGGCTTTTGGGAACCTGGGCAACACCCACTACCTGCTGGGAAACTTTGTCGAAGCTATCAAGTTCCATCGTCAG CGATTATCAATAGCCAAAGAATTTGGAGACAAAGCTGCAGAACGGAGAGCCTACAGTAACCTTGGCAATGCCCTGATATTCCTGGGCCAGTTCAACACAGCGACAGAATACTacag GAAAACTTTGCAGCTCTCCAGGCAGCTGAGGGACCAGGTGATGGAGGCTCAGGCCTGTTATAGTCTTGGGAACACCTACACACTTTTGCAGCAGTATGAGAAGGCAATAGACTACCACCTGAAACACCTGTACATAGCAGAGGAGCTAACTGATAG AGTTGGTGAGGGCCGTGCCTGCTGGAGTCTAGGAAATGCATACGTGTCTTTAGGGAACCACAAACAAGCTCTCCACTACGCCCGAAAGCACCTGGACATCTCTAACGAG ATTGGAGACAGAAACGGGgaactgacagccagaatgaATGTGGAGCAGCTCATGGAGTCTCTGGGAGTCAACGAGAGCGACCTTTCACCCTCCAGTTCAGAGTTTGAGATGCAAG GAGCAAGACCCAAATTCACCAAAAGAAACAGCATGGACAGTGTAGAGCTGTGGAAGTACTCTTCAGATAAG AACGGTGAGAACCAAGACTTGGAAAGTATACCCAGGAGATCCAAGAGTCAGCTGTCGCAGCCAGGCAAGAGAAAAGGCTATCCTGACAGCCAGTCATCAGATGAAAGGCTGTGGTTGGACTCTCCCGTAGACACTGATGACATCACAGTGCAAGTCCCGCCTCCAGTGCCA AAGCTGAGCCGGGACCCCTCAGATGAAGACTGCTTCTTCGACCTCCTCAGCAAGTTCCAAAGCAGCCGCATGGATGACCAGCGCTGCCATCTTGATGAGCCTGAGAACGGAGACAATGGAGAAG ATCCTTCGATCACCACCTCCCCACAGACGGAGGAGCTGTTTGATTTGATTGCTAGCTCCCAGAGTCGCCGGCTAGATGACCAGCGGGTTAATGTTGGTAACCTTCCAGGCCTAAGGATTACCCATAACAATCTGGGGCACCTTGTGGGTGAGGGAGATCATCAAGAACCCAGCGATGACTTCTTTAACATGCTCATCAAGTGCCAG TCCTCTAGGATTGATGATCAGCGCTGCTCCCCACCAGAAGGAGGCCCCCACGCCCCCACAGTGCCTGATGAAGATTTCTTCAGTCTAATCCAGAGGGTGCAGGCCAAGCGTATGGACGAACAGCGCGTCCATCTGCCTTCAGACGACCAGGATGACCCCCCGTCTCCTGACCCAGAGCCCCCTGGGGGTTTTCCCAGCTAG
- the gpsm1b gene encoding G-protein-signaling modulator 1b isoform X1: protein MMESEPCPLTGAEKAVCRLVHSGPRPKASLRPLHLELQVYVDKTRTKKKHRMEASCLELALEGERLCKAGDFKGGTAFFEAAVQVGTEDLKTLSAIYSQLGNAYFYLKEYGKALEYHKHDLTLARTIGDRIGEGKASGNLGNTLKVLGRFDEAVVCCQRHLDISQEQGDKVGEARALYNIGNVFHAKGKQQLWGCTQEPGDLPPDVRDTLQKATGFYEMNLCLVKELGDRAAQGRAFGNLGNTHYLLGNFVEAIKFHRQRLSIAKEFGDKAAERRAYSNLGNALIFLGQFNTATEYYRKTLQLSRQLRDQVMEAQACYSLGNTYTLLQQYEKAIDYHLKHLYIAEELTDRVGEGRACWSLGNAYVSLGNHKQALHYARKHLDISNEIGDRNGELTARMNVEQLMESLGVNESDLSPSSSEFEMQGARPKFTKRNSMDSVELWKYSSDKNGENQDLESIPRRSKSQLSQPGKRKGYPDSQSSDERLWLDSPVDTDDITVQVPPPVPKLSRDPSDEDCFFDLLSKFQSSRMDDQRCHLDEPENGDNGEGAANSMASLNEMKDPSITTSPQTEELFDLIASSQSRRLDDQRVNVGNLPGLRITHNNLGHLVGEGDHQEPSDDFFNMLIKCQSSRIDDQRCSPPEGGPHAPTVPDEDFFSLIQRVQAKRMDEQRVHLPSDDQDDPPSPDPEPPGGFPS from the exons ATGATGGAATCTGAGCCTTGCCCTCTGACAGGAGCAGAGAAAGCTGTGTGTAGACTAGTCCACTCTGGACCTCGACCTAAAGCTTCACTAAGGCCATTGCACTTGGAGCTACAGGTGTATGTGGACAAAACACGAACCAAGAAAAAACACAG GATGGAGGCCTCTTGCTTGGAGTTGGCGTTGGAAGGAGAGCGATTGTGCAAAGCCGGGGACTTTAAAGGGGGAACAGCGTTCTTTGAGGCAGCCGTGCAGGTCGGCACAGAAGACCTGAAGACCCTCAGTGCCATCTACAGCCAGCTGGGCAACGCCTACTTCTACCTCAAAGAGTACGGCAAGGCCCTGGAATACCACAAACACGACCTGACTCTGGCCAG AACAATAGGAGACAGAATTGGAGAAGGAAAAGCCAGTGGCAACCTCGGCAACACGTTAAAAGTGTTGGGGCGCTTTGATGAGGCCGTCGTGTGCTGCCAAAGACACCTGGATATTTCTCAAGAACAGGGAGACAAG GTTGGAGAGGCCAGAGCGCTGTACAACATAGGGAACGTGTTTCATGCAAAGGGCAAGCAGCAGTTGTGGGGCTGCACCCAGGAACCGGGGGACCTTCCTCCCGACGTCAGAGACACACTGCAGAAGGCTACTGGCTTTTATGA GATGAACTTGTGTTTGGTCAAAGAACTTGGAGACCGAGCTGCTCAGGGGAGGGCTTTTGGGAACCTGGGCAACACCCACTACCTGCTGGGAAACTTTGTCGAAGCTATCAAGTTCCATCGTCAG CGATTATCAATAGCCAAAGAATTTGGAGACAAAGCTGCAGAACGGAGAGCCTACAGTAACCTTGGCAATGCCCTGATATTCCTGGGCCAGTTCAACACAGCGACAGAATACTacag GAAAACTTTGCAGCTCTCCAGGCAGCTGAGGGACCAGGTGATGGAGGCTCAGGCCTGTTATAGTCTTGGGAACACCTACACACTTTTGCAGCAGTATGAGAAGGCAATAGACTACCACCTGAAACACCTGTACATAGCAGAGGAGCTAACTGATAG AGTTGGTGAGGGCCGTGCCTGCTGGAGTCTAGGAAATGCATACGTGTCTTTAGGGAACCACAAACAAGCTCTCCACTACGCCCGAAAGCACCTGGACATCTCTAACGAG ATTGGAGACAGAAACGGGgaactgacagccagaatgaATGTGGAGCAGCTCATGGAGTCTCTGGGAGTCAACGAGAGCGACCTTTCACCCTCCAGTTCAGAGTTTGAGATGCAAG GAGCAAGACCCAAATTCACCAAAAGAAACAGCATGGACAGTGTAGAGCTGTGGAAGTACTCTTCAGATAAG AACGGTGAGAACCAAGACTTGGAAAGTATACCCAGGAGATCCAAGAGTCAGCTGTCGCAGCCAGGCAAGAGAAAAGGCTATCCTGACAGCCAGTCATCAGATGAAAGGCTGTGGTTGGACTCTCCCGTAGACACTGATGACATCACAGTGCAAGTCCCGCCTCCAGTGCCA AAGCTGAGCCGGGACCCCTCAGATGAAGACTGCTTCTTCGACCTCCTCAGCAAGTTCCAAAGCAGCCGCATGGATGACCAGCGCTGCCATCTTGATGAGCCTGAGAACGGAGACAATGGAGAAGGTGCTGCCAACTCTATGGCATCCCTGAATGAGATGAAAG ATCCTTCGATCACCACCTCCCCACAGACGGAGGAGCTGTTTGATTTGATTGCTAGCTCCCAGAGTCGCCGGCTAGATGACCAGCGGGTTAATGTTGGTAACCTTCCAGGCCTAAGGATTACCCATAACAATCTGGGGCACCTTGTGGGTGAGGGAGATCATCAAGAACCCAGCGATGACTTCTTTAACATGCTCATCAAGTGCCAG TCCTCTAGGATTGATGATCAGCGCTGCTCCCCACCAGAAGGAGGCCCCCACGCCCCCACAGTGCCTGATGAAGATTTCTTCAGTCTAATCCAGAGGGTGCAGGCCAAGCGTATGGACGAACAGCGCGTCCATCTGCCTTCAGACGACCAGGATGACCCCCCGTCTCCTGACCCAGAGCCCCCTGGGGGTTTTCCCAGCTAG
- the gpsm1b gene encoding G-protein-signaling modulator 1b isoform X3 has product MAQSAANGVDQDLASKRLHSRMEASCLELALEGERLCKAGDFKGGTAFFEAAVQVGTEDLKTLSAIYSQLGNAYFYLKEYGKALEYHKHDLTLARTIGDRIGEGKASGNLGNTLKVLGRFDEAVVCCQRHLDISQEQGDKVGEARALYNIGNVFHAKGKQQLWGCTQEPGDLPPDVRDTLQKATGFYEMNLCLVKELGDRAAQGRAFGNLGNTHYLLGNFVEAIKFHRQRLSIAKEFGDKAAERRAYSNLGNALIFLGQFNTATEYYRKTLQLSRQLRDQVMEAQACYSLGNTYTLLQQYEKAIDYHLKHLYIAEELTDRVGEGRACWSLGNAYVSLGNHKQALHYARKHLDISNEIGDRNGELTARMNVEQLMESLGVNESDLSPSSSEFEMQGARPKFTKRNSMDSVELWKYSSDKNGENQDLESIPRRSKSQLSQPGKRKGYPDSQSSDERLWLDSPVDTDDITVQVPPPVPKLSRDPSDEDCFFDLLSKFQSSRMDDQRCHLDEPENGDNGEGAANSMASLNEMKDPSITTSPQTEELFDLIASSQSRRLDDQRVNVGNLPGLRITHNNLGHLVGEGDHQEPSDDFFNMLIKCQSSRIDDQRCSPPEGGPHAPTVPDEDFFSLIQRVQAKRMDEQRVHLPSDDQDDPPSPDPEPPGGFPS; this is encoded by the exons GATGGAGGCCTCTTGCTTGGAGTTGGCGTTGGAAGGAGAGCGATTGTGCAAAGCCGGGGACTTTAAAGGGGGAACAGCGTTCTTTGAGGCAGCCGTGCAGGTCGGCACAGAAGACCTGAAGACCCTCAGTGCCATCTACAGCCAGCTGGGCAACGCCTACTTCTACCTCAAAGAGTACGGCAAGGCCCTGGAATACCACAAACACGACCTGACTCTGGCCAG AACAATAGGAGACAGAATTGGAGAAGGAAAAGCCAGTGGCAACCTCGGCAACACGTTAAAAGTGTTGGGGCGCTTTGATGAGGCCGTCGTGTGCTGCCAAAGACACCTGGATATTTCTCAAGAACAGGGAGACAAG GTTGGAGAGGCCAGAGCGCTGTACAACATAGGGAACGTGTTTCATGCAAAGGGCAAGCAGCAGTTGTGGGGCTGCACCCAGGAACCGGGGGACCTTCCTCCCGACGTCAGAGACACACTGCAGAAGGCTACTGGCTTTTATGA GATGAACTTGTGTTTGGTCAAAGAACTTGGAGACCGAGCTGCTCAGGGGAGGGCTTTTGGGAACCTGGGCAACACCCACTACCTGCTGGGAAACTTTGTCGAAGCTATCAAGTTCCATCGTCAG CGATTATCAATAGCCAAAGAATTTGGAGACAAAGCTGCAGAACGGAGAGCCTACAGTAACCTTGGCAATGCCCTGATATTCCTGGGCCAGTTCAACACAGCGACAGAATACTacag GAAAACTTTGCAGCTCTCCAGGCAGCTGAGGGACCAGGTGATGGAGGCTCAGGCCTGTTATAGTCTTGGGAACACCTACACACTTTTGCAGCAGTATGAGAAGGCAATAGACTACCACCTGAAACACCTGTACATAGCAGAGGAGCTAACTGATAG AGTTGGTGAGGGCCGTGCCTGCTGGAGTCTAGGAAATGCATACGTGTCTTTAGGGAACCACAAACAAGCTCTCCACTACGCCCGAAAGCACCTGGACATCTCTAACGAG ATTGGAGACAGAAACGGGgaactgacagccagaatgaATGTGGAGCAGCTCATGGAGTCTCTGGGAGTCAACGAGAGCGACCTTTCACCCTCCAGTTCAGAGTTTGAGATGCAAG GAGCAAGACCCAAATTCACCAAAAGAAACAGCATGGACAGTGTAGAGCTGTGGAAGTACTCTTCAGATAAG AACGGTGAGAACCAAGACTTGGAAAGTATACCCAGGAGATCCAAGAGTCAGCTGTCGCAGCCAGGCAAGAGAAAAGGCTATCCTGACAGCCAGTCATCAGATGAAAGGCTGTGGTTGGACTCTCCCGTAGACACTGATGACATCACAGTGCAAGTCCCGCCTCCAGTGCCA AAGCTGAGCCGGGACCCCTCAGATGAAGACTGCTTCTTCGACCTCCTCAGCAAGTTCCAAAGCAGCCGCATGGATGACCAGCGCTGCCATCTTGATGAGCCTGAGAACGGAGACAATGGAGAAGGTGCTGCCAACTCTATGGCATCCCTGAATGAGATGAAAG ATCCTTCGATCACCACCTCCCCACAGACGGAGGAGCTGTTTGATTTGATTGCTAGCTCCCAGAGTCGCCGGCTAGATGACCAGCGGGTTAATGTTGGTAACCTTCCAGGCCTAAGGATTACCCATAACAATCTGGGGCACCTTGTGGGTGAGGGAGATCATCAAGAACCCAGCGATGACTTCTTTAACATGCTCATCAAGTGCCAG TCCTCTAGGATTGATGATCAGCGCTGCTCCCCACCAGAAGGAGGCCCCCACGCCCCCACAGTGCCTGATGAAGATTTCTTCAGTCTAATCCAGAGGGTGCAGGCCAAGCGTATGGACGAACAGCGCGTCCATCTGCCTTCAGACGACCAGGATGACCCCCCGTCTCCTGACCCAGAGCCCCCTGGGGGTTTTCCCAGCTAG
- the ak1 gene encoding adenylate kinase isoenzyme 1, translating to MADKIKDAKIIFVVGGPGSGKGTQCEKVVAKYGYTHLSSGDLLRAEVASGSERGKQLQAIMQKGELVPLDTVLDMIKDAMIAKADVSKGYLIDGYPREVKQGEEFEKKIGKPCLLLYVDAKGETMVKRLMKRGETSGRSDDNEETIKKRLDLYYKATEPVIAFYEGRGIVRKVDSELPVDEVFKQVSTAIDALK from the exons ATGGCAG ACAAAATTAAAGATGCAAAGATCATCTTTGTAGTGG gtggACCTGGCTCTGGAAAGGGCACCCAGTGTGAGAAGGTGGTTGCAAAGTATGGCTACACTCACTTGTCATCAGGAGATCTGCTCCGTGCTGAGGTGGCTTCTGGCTCAGAGAGGGGCAAGCAGCTCCAGGCTATCATGCAGAAGGGAGAGCTTGTGCCCCTG GACACAGTCTTAGACATGATTAAGGATGCCATGATCGCCAAGGCTGATGTCTCCAAGGGCTACCTTATCGATGGCTACCCCCGTGAGGTGAAGCAGGGCGAGGAGTTTGAGAAGAAG ATTGGCAAACCCTGCCTGCTGCTCTACGTTGATGCTAAAGGAGAGACCATGGTCAAGAGGCTCATGAAGCGCGGTGAGACCAGCGGCCGCTCTGATGACAACGAGGAGACCATCAAGAAGCGCCTGGACTTGTACTACAAAGCAACTGAGCCCGTCATCGCCTTCTACGAGGGCCGCGGCATTGTCAGGAAG GTTGACTCTGAGCTGCCAGTGGATGAGGTCTTCAAACAAGTCTCAACGGCTATTGATGCGCTGAAGTAA